One region of Heliomicrobium undosum genomic DNA includes:
- a CDS encoding DUF2304 domain-containing protein: MSWKLIWFVRIIAFTFAVYVIHKVKNNRLSEKESMYWMAGTLAILFLAIWPELVDIAAAYLGVVYQPALLFFLGILFILVILYRQASHISQLKESNKELAQMVALLDAEVRLLQGGRPEAATRRGDED, translated from the coding sequence GTGAGTTGGAAACTGATCTGGTTTGTCCGCATTATCGCCTTTACCTTTGCTGTCTATGTGATCCATAAAGTGAAGAACAACCGTCTCAGTGAAAAAGAGTCCATGTACTGGATGGCTGGGACGCTGGCCATACTTTTTTTGGCCATCTGGCCGGAACTGGTCGATATTGCGGCGGCATACCTAGGGGTTGTCTATCAGCCGGCGTTGCTCTTCTTCCTTGGCATTCTCTTCATTCTGGTTATTTTGTATAGACAAGCCAGCCATATCTCCCAATTGAAGGAGTCGAATAAGGAACTGGCTCAGATGGTTGCGCTGCTTGATGCGGAGGTGCGCCTCTTGCAAGGCGGGCGCCCTGAAGCGGCGACGCGACGTGGCGATGAGGATTGA
- a CDS encoding glycosyltransferase family 2 protein, producing MNDRLTGKYLVIIPAYNEAENIGGVLEELKVVVPWVDVVVIDDGSRDGTAEIAARHGATVLRHPFNLRYGAALQTGFKYAARYGYDYVIQFDGDGQHDPANIIDMARAMKASGADIVIGSRFVDNKKHTNWMRGLGIKIFSLLIKMLTRQDVADPTSGLQFLNRRVFQFYARPNQFPVDFPDANVLVLMILAGFRVTERPASIRERVHGESMHKGFKVVKYLATMMYSIFIAIIKGRAYRKVLAVNTEGSYSR from the coding sequence TTGAACGATCGCTTGACCGGCAAATATCTGGTCATCATCCCGGCCTATAATGAGGCGGAAAATATCGGCGGTGTTCTTGAGGAGTTGAAAGTCGTCGTCCCTTGGGTCGACGTGGTAGTCATCGACGACGGTTCCCGCGATGGGACGGCGGAGATCGCCGCGCGGCATGGGGCGACGGTGCTCCGCCATCCTTTCAATCTGCGCTATGGGGCGGCTTTGCAGACGGGTTTTAAGTATGCCGCTCGCTACGGCTATGATTATGTCATTCAGTTTGATGGCGACGGTCAGCACGATCCGGCTAACATCATCGACATGGCGCGGGCGATGAAAGCTAGCGGCGCGGACATTGTCATCGGTTCCCGTTTTGTGGACAATAAGAAGCACACCAACTGGATGCGCGGTCTTGGCATCAAGATTTTTTCGCTCCTCATCAAGATGCTGACGCGGCAGGATGTGGCCGATCCCACGTCAGGCTTGCAGTTTTTAAACCGGCGGGTCTTCCAGTTCTATGCGCGGCCCAACCAGTTCCCTGTCGATTTTCCTGACGCCAATGTGCTCGTGTTGATGATCTTGGCGGGCTTCCGGGTGACTGAGCGTCCGGCTTCGATCCGCGAGCGCGTCCATGGTGAGAGCATGCATAAGGGCTTCAAGGTAGTCAAGTATTTGGCCACGATGATGTACAGCATTTTTATCGCTATCATTAAAGGACGAGCCTACCGGAAGGTCCTGGCCGTCAATACGGAAGGGAGCTATTCCCGGTGA
- a CDS encoding glycosyltransferase family 4 protein, whose translation MSRKSDLPRVWMINPYAVTPEYPASGRHYEFAEELSRNGWHVTVWAMSFIHVIKQFHRPGCERVFSQHSEGADDCRWHWLWTPRYSQNGLSRLLNMLVFSIHFLVRGLFSTEKPDIVIGSSPHLPGAMASAMVARVRRARFVFEVRDLWPDTLVDMAPNTPRWLVNLLYRAEAWLYRQADSIIALTPGIAERIKDKGPWADKLVMIPNGVSQSTFRVFGKVEVEELRGHLDVGESFVIMYSGAHGPANALDVVVEAARLVQAKGCPVRFVLVGEGQERAHLMAKAQQSGLTNILFTGPVERSELGKYLAVADAYLLTLRNIPTFATALPNKLFDYLYFGKPIVAAVPGYTANLIESESLGLAVPPDDPEALAKAIEGLWKERELFTSLPERANKVSNSYSRERAVKKLVEMLHSLLPL comes from the coding sequence ATGAGTAGGAAAAGCGATCTGCCGCGAGTCTGGATGATCAATCCCTATGCGGTGACGCCTGAATACCCGGCCAGCGGACGGCATTATGAATTTGCTGAAGAACTGTCTCGAAATGGTTGGCATGTGACCGTCTGGGCCATGTCTTTTATCCATGTGATCAAACAGTTTCATCGACCCGGCTGTGAGAGGGTGTTTTCACAGCACAGCGAGGGCGCCGATGATTGCCGGTGGCACTGGTTGTGGACGCCCCGTTACTCCCAAAACGGCCTCAGCCGTTTGCTCAATATGCTAGTCTTTTCAATTCATTTCCTTGTCCGTGGGCTTTTTTCGACGGAAAAACCGGATATCGTCATCGGCTCTTCTCCACACTTGCCGGGGGCTATGGCAAGTGCAATGGTGGCACGGGTCCGCCGGGCAAGGTTTGTTTTCGAGGTCCGCGACCTTTGGCCGGATACCCTGGTCGATATGGCGCCGAATACCCCCAGGTGGTTGGTAAACCTTTTATATCGCGCGGAAGCGTGGCTCTACCGGCAGGCGGACAGCATCATCGCCCTTACGCCGGGAATCGCCGAGCGGATCAAAGACAAGGGGCCCTGGGCCGACAAGCTCGTCATGATCCCTAACGGTGTTTCCCAATCGACCTTCAGGGTCTTTGGGAAGGTAGAGGTGGAGGAATTACGGGGGCATTTGGACGTCGGCGAAAGCTTTGTGATCATGTACTCCGGCGCTCATGGTCCAGCGAATGCATTGGATGTTGTCGTCGAAGCGGCGCGCCTCGTGCAAGCGAAGGGTTGCCCGGTCCGGTTCGTCCTGGTGGGCGAAGGCCAGGAAAGGGCGCACTTGATGGCGAAAGCGCAACAAAGCGGATTGACAAACATCCTGTTCACCGGTCCGGTGGAACGCTCTGAGTTGGGGAAATACCTGGCTGTCGCAGACGCTTATCTGCTTACGCTCCGCAACATCCCCACCTTTGCGACTGCGTTGCCCAACAAGTTGTTTGATTACCTTTATTTCGGCAAACCGATTGTTGCCGCAGTTCCCGGATACACAGCGAATCTCATTGAGTCAGAATCGCTCGGTTTGGCCGTGCCGCCTGATGATCCCGAGGCACTGGCAAAAGCGATCGAGGGGCTGTGGAAGGAAAGGGAGTTGTTTACGTCGTTGCCGGAAAGGGCAAACAAGGTGTCGAACAGTTATTCCCGTGAAAGGGCGGTAAAAAAATTGGTTGAAATGCTGCATTCGTTATTACCCTTGTGA
- a CDS encoding glycosyltransferase family 4 protein gives MNGRYDAIMLVANGIIHDPRVTKEATSLASAGYSVLVIGIQPERAVNGETTDRKEWQMALTQSPPWLSAWLARSRGKKIELLVKGVHVLFANFRMIQIAARNGARVLHAHDLNTLPAAWVLKQFRRCAHVVYDSHELWVEQNPAWPDWFKKIQGQLERLLLRSVSSVITVNEGIRKELRRRYPHLPECHVLENYVPLEREVRPTGTPGPEKTTGNPLRVLYHGGYLPGRGLEVVLEAAERLRGMEIDFYFRGYGPLEQSMKAFIERNALPRVHMLPAIKMKELVREARHFDVGIVPYLPNCRNSELALPNKLFEYMAAGLAVVSSDLPEIRRIHSQAAFGLLYRAGSPDSLAEALKSLCEDRGQLISMRANAVEWIYHQGNWGKVSHRLIEIYDRLGCSPTREKAKEAKHE, from the coding sequence ATGAACGGCCGGTATGACGCGATTATGTTGGTTGCCAACGGAATCATCCATGACCCTAGGGTAACCAAAGAAGCGACATCACTGGCCTCCGCCGGTTATTCTGTTTTGGTCATTGGGATTCAGCCTGAGCGAGCGGTCAACGGGGAAACGACTGACCGGAAAGAATGGCAGATGGCATTGACCCAGTCGCCGCCGTGGCTGTCCGCCTGGTTGGCGAGGTCACGGGGAAAAAAAATTGAGCTTCTGGTCAAAGGGGTTCATGTCCTATTTGCCAATTTCAGAATGATCCAGATCGCTGCCCGGAACGGCGCGAGGGTGCTTCACGCCCATGACTTAAATACGTTGCCGGCTGCCTGGGTGCTGAAGCAGTTCCGACGGTGCGCACATGTGGTCTATGACAGCCATGAGTTGTGGGTGGAACAGAATCCGGCCTGGCCCGATTGGTTTAAAAAAATACAAGGACAGTTGGAGAGGCTGCTGCTGCGCTCTGTCTCGTCAGTGATCACGGTCAATGAAGGGATCCGGAAAGAACTGAGGCGAAGATACCCGCACCTCCCTGAATGCCATGTCCTGGAAAACTACGTCCCCTTGGAGCGGGAGGTCCGGCCAACGGGAACGCCGGGGCCTGAGAAAACGACCGGAAACCCCTTGCGGGTCTTGTATCACGGCGGTTATCTGCCCGGCAGGGGTTTGGAAGTCGTTTTGGAGGCTGCCGAGCGATTGCGGGGAATGGAGATAGATTTTTATTTCCGCGGTTACGGACCGCTGGAACAATCTATGAAAGCGTTTATCGAGCGTAACGCCTTGCCCCGAGTGCATATGCTGCCTGCGATAAAAATGAAGGAACTGGTAAGAGAAGCACGGCATTTTGACGTAGGCATTGTCCCCTACTTGCCCAATTGTCGGAACAGCGAATTGGCACTTCCCAATAAGCTCTTTGAGTATATGGCTGCCGGCCTGGCGGTCGTGAGCAGCGATCTGCCGGAGATCCGCCGGATACACAGCCAGGCGGCTTTTGGACTGTTGTACCGGGCGGGTTCGCCCGACAGTCTGGCGGAGGCGCTCAAAAGCCTTTGCGAAGACCGCGGTCAACTCATATCGATGAGAGCGAACGCCGTCGAATGGATTTATCACCAGGGCAACTGGGGTAAGGTGTCCCACCGGCTGATAGAAATTTATGACCGTCTGGGATGCTCCCCGACCAGGGAAAAAGCGAAGGAAGCAAAGCATGAGTAG